The window AAAAGgttcctgaggtatattttatgaagatggaatatgcaatgcgcattgatatcgataaatacacCCCCGACAGGACTCGAACTAGTCACTCGGTataaccggaggccagtgcaaaccaaccatgccacagcCACTAAaggatgtgcaactaggatcttactagctccatagttggtagatagatagatagatagataatagtatacagatagatagatagatagatagatagataataatagatatatgaatatataatattatatatgtatgtatataattgttgtatatattatataaataaatatatatattgtatatatatatatttatatttatatatattatatatataatattatatatatatatatatatatatatatatatatcattatatatatacattatatatatatatatatattattatatataatatttacatatatatacacatatatacatatatatctacatactacactcacacacacacacacacacacacacacatatacatatatatgtatgtatgtatgtatgtatgtatgtatatatatatatatatatatatatatatatatataatataatatatatatatatatatatatatatatatgtgtgtgtgcttttgatactgttgatctcgatatcctctggaataacatgaacgatatgaagtttccaaacacatcatccaactaataaaagccatgtatgaccaacaacaagcagctgtaagaaccacttatgggttaacagaatggttcgaagtcaaacaaggagtacgacagggttgcattctgtctccgcacctctttaatatatattttgaaacaattatgagaggtgctctagagaattttgaaggaactgtggatgttggaggatgcaaaatatcaaatctaaggtaccccgatgttatagttttgattgccagcagtatcactgaactacaacaactactagataaaattagagaagcaagcgaaaaggctggcttgtttcttaatgccaaaaaactaagatcatgaagattcaaagataaccggcaataacaatgatgaacatgttacaatcaatggaatgattgtggaaaatgtgaaagattcacttatcttggagctgttttaactaatacatatgatgattcaccggagataaaaagaagaattgccattgccaaaaataacatctggaaagaccgaagcattccttacggacaaagctgaggttattgaactcattagttttccccaattgcatcatatggttctgagtgttgggtgctgaattagatagacaagaaaagatcatagttttgaaatgtggtgttacagacgagtactgcgtattagctggacagagaagaagacgaatgatgaagtactgagaaaaataaattgtaaagaccggctgttggacatcttgaacaggaggaaattaaaatttattggtcatgtgatgagaagtaaaagtattgagaaagacttgctgacagggatggtgataggaaacagaggaagaggcaaaccgaagacaagactgagcgacaatatcaaagatatttgcgggctgtcgatggtacaagtggaaagaaaagcgtaagatcgagtttagtggcaaaggatggtggagaggtccatggctgctcaaacatgagcataccgttattgatgatgatatatatgtgtatatgtttatatatatatatatatatatatatatatatatattatatatatataaacactgcaAGACACCTTTAACTTGTTACCCAGATAATTCATTGTAAGAACAGATTCAAATAAAAGCCTTGGTGTAGTAATATAGCTGACTAACCATGCCATCTGCCCTAGGATTTTCAAGTGATAATTTGTACATTTTAAACCATTCATAAGAATCTCagtcttgttatttttatgaagATGAAATACAGACAAAACTTTGGaatatttctttaaaacagcacaaacaaacaaacaaacaaacaaacaaaaattaccaAGAGCTAATGGTGGCATCTAAAAAATATGAGGCATACAAAAatctaaaagtttgttttttgaaCCAGCATGATACAGCCACAACACTCACTTCTTACGATCCAGTTTATCATAGAGCTTGGAGAGGTCGCCAGTAGTTAAAGATGCATGGTTAATTAGGGCTTTGCCTTGACTCTTCAGTTTCTCCTCTGTTTTGCTCTGTTCTGTTACTATGTACCtggaacacaaaaacacattattatGTTAGTTTCCTTGTAAATTTGTACcacagaaaatatacatacatggtaGTTTGGTATTTCTATATCAGCCTTTCAACCCTTTTAAAAGCTAATAAATCTGCATACTGACTatgaaattttacaataaaaaaggatTCTAAACAGTTCttaaccaagttttttttttttttttttttttttttttttttttttttttttttttttttggggggtgggggggggggaatatatatatatatatatacaccacacacacacacacctaactctAAACACTCTTAGCAacactaaattatatatttaaaattctataaATGCTTACTTCTGCTCATCCAGCTTTTGGGCTGTGTCATGCAACAGCTTCTGAGTACATGACAGAGTAGTCTTGGTTGTATCGAGCTTTTCCTGTGTTTCCTCAAGCTTACCAGATACTTCAGTAAACAGATCCTGTAAATAGTAAAACCATTATTGATCCTCTAgcttaccattctctctctctctctctcaaaaaaaaaaaaaaaaaaaaaaaaaaaaaaaaaaaaaaaaaaaaaaaaaaaaaaataaataaataaataaataaataaaacattctcCGTAATATTGCAGCAACAATTCAACAGTCTACAAATTGCAAACTCACAGTCTTCTTCTCTAGCTCCTCCTCCAAGGCTCGAATGTGGCTGATTTTCTCTGTGATTTCTTGTGCCTGCATCTCCATGGTTGTAATCATCTCCTGGTAGTTCTCATTGGCCAGGTACACTCCATTCTTTTCCCTCATGGCCATTAGGTCACGGCGCAGACGTTCAATCTCCTCTGAGTACTCCTGTTTGACAAAAATATCATTACACAAActgaaaacataataataaagaagaaaaaggagtagtaacatgaaagcagaaagagaaagattataaGGAACATGAATCACTGCATTTgtggttattatcactattcccaTTACTCTATGAATGGCAAAGCACCCATTCTAAATATACCAGAGAAAGTAAATTTCCTATTTGTGTAaatggatacattcatacataaaagcATACATGAACGCAAGCACtcacacgtgcgcacacatacacacaatatatatatataatatatatgtgtatgtatatatatatgtatatatatatatatatatgtatatatatatatatatatgtatatatatatatatatatatatatattcatatatatatatatgttatatatatatgttatatatatatatgtatatgtatctatatatttatatctatatatatttattatatactttgtatatatatatatatctatatatatatatatattatgtatatattattgtctatattatctatatctatatatatatgctatatatatatatatatatatatatctagtatattatatatctatgctatatctatactctatatataatatcatataatctatattatactatgtatatatattatattcttctatatttgtttatctcttggtatgatacttaaatttctttctttttttctttttctttatgttatattattatatatatatattattatatattatttttttatttttaaaattttttaaagttattctttataattatattatatataatatattatataaactattttattattatgttatcttattttatatttttatctattatattattatatatctaatatattttcattatttatattatatttatatattatatatatatatatataatatatgttatatactatatatatataatatatatatatatgttattaaaataatataatatatttatgtaataatgtatatatatatatcttataatataatataatatatatatattaatattttattatatattatatattatattatttattatattatatattatatatctatatctatatatattatattatatatatattttatctttcttatatttatatatatttattatctataattctatatatattatatatattctatattctatatataatatatattaaatatctattattatctaataatatatttaaaatatatataatataattcatattaatattcttaaatataataatatatttatatatataattaattttcttatatatattaatttataataaatatatctatatcatatatttttattatatatatatatatattattttattattatattattaaaaatatataaaaaattttttatatataatatattactttttggggtatatattatataaaaaataatatatatctcaaatatatattcatattatatattcattatatatatttatatacatatattttatattatatatttatattttattatatatatttaagtaaacaTAGATATTAatcaatacttattataattttattatattatattactaaaattttatatatatatatattatatatatatctatatatacttataaatttatatataattttatatattattatatatataattatttatatatatatatcttattaaaattttaacatataatatatttgcatttaattatatataaaatactatataataatttttattatatattatacttatatatatttattttttatatatatatataattttatcatcgattttttaaatatatattttaattatttttatatttaaaattatattcatatatatatattataaaataatattatttcataatatatataaattattatatattaaaatataaaaatatactatattattatatatatattatatatattatattctatattttatatatatatatatatattaattatacctatatatattcttttataatctATTACATATTAATGTTTTGATTGGgataattactatcataatatatgtattaattaacatatcatatatataaatataatatcttacaaatttctaatttataatattaaattaattgttatccccatatattatttatcatattatttttacatatatatatatatataatctatttatatttctatatattttcttataaatttatatattttctattctatttataatataattatttatactttatcaatattttctaaattttcttaattatatatttattttttctattatttctttataaatctatattttaaatttattctttttctcttatctttatttttataattccatagatatttattccttttatattgtctctatctttatatttcctatcttctccccttatcttctcttctttctttctcctttactatttttctttatatatatttttctttaatatactcattattatctctctcccttcttaaaatttttgtccttttccaatatataaattttctaatttcttaatctcttcttctttatcttattactttttaaatttacttcctttcatattcttttatatatttattatatttttttttatatttatttttattctattatattctttttatatatcataaattaaaaaaaaaatattttatatacatatctattataatatattaatattattattttacatatatatctctatacaaattttcttcatatcttctaatattataccataaacaatttttaaaatattttaaatttaatattctaatataatatataattcatatatatatatacatataatattaatataacatataatatatatatattttacatatataaaaaatacatatatatatatttaaatataaaatatatataataaaaatttattacatatattataaaatatatacattattataacaatatatattataaaatttatataattttttattatctttttataatctatttaatactacacaaataaaattattttggtaTTTGGAGGGGGTGCTTGGCATTAGATTTTGAATGTTATATTTACACAaatgaaaaatttcattttaaattctttccttcttttaagtTAATAccactttttttcttataaatttttcttttgtttatgttttttttttttcaaagttttttaggggggggatgaAATTTTTTCCGGATATCAGAGGGAATTTGGGTACCTTTccatgaggaaaagaaagggtgaCCTGGCCAAGGAACAAGAATTCAACCCGAGAAAACCCCGCCAAAAATCGAACCCCTtggaggaggataagaaaaagacTGTGAGTTTTCAATTTGTAGACTGTTGAAATTTTTGCTGCAATaacggggaaaagttttttttttaaatttttttattttatttttttttttttttttttttttttttttttttttttttttttttttttttttttttttttttttttttttgagagagagagagagagaatggtaagcTAGAGGATCAATAATGGTTTTACTATTTACAGGATCTGTTTACTGAAGTATCTGGTAAGCTTGAGGAAACACAGGAAAAAGCTCGATACAACCAAGACTACTCTGTCATGTACTCAAAAGCTGTTGCATGACACAGCCCAAAAGCTGGATGAGCAGAAGTAAGCATttatagaattttaaatatataatttagtgtTGCTAAGAGTGTTTagagttaggtgtgtgtgtgtgtgtgtgtatatatatatatattttccccccccccccccccccccaaaaaaaaaaaaaaaaaaaaaaaaaaaaaaaaaaaaaaaaaaaaaacttggttaaGAACTGTTTAGAatccttttttattgtaaaatttcatAGTCAGTATGCAGATTTATTAGCTTTTAAAAGGGTTGAAAGGCTGATATAGAAATACCAAACtaccatgtatgtatattttctgtggtacaaattttaaaagggaaaactaactaataatgtgttttgtgttccAGGTACATAGTAACAGAACAGagcaaaacaagggaaaaaactgaAGAGTCAAGGCAAAGCCCAAATTTAACCATGCACTTTAACTACTGGCGACCTCTCCAAGCTCTATGATAAACTGGATCGTAAGAAGTGAGTGTTGTGGCTGTATCATGCTGGttcaaaaaacaaacttttagatTTTTGTATGCCTCATATTTTTTAGATGCCACCATTAGCTCTtggtaatttttgtttgtttgtttgtttgtttgtttgtgctgttttaaagaaatattCCAAAGTTTTGTCTGTATTTCATcttcataaaaataacaagactGAGATTCTTATGAATGGTTTAAAATGTACAAATTATCACTTGAAAATCCTAGGGCAGATGGCATGGTTAGTCAGCTAAAATTACTACACCAAGGCTTTTATTTGAATCTGTTCTTACAATGAATTATCTGGGTAACAAGTTAAAGGTGTCTtgcagtgtttatatatatatatatatatatatatatatatatatatatatatatataaacatatacacatatatatcatcatcaataacggtatgctcatgtttgagcagccatggacctctccaccatcctttgccactaaactcgatcttacgcttttctttccacttgtaccatcgacagccgcaaatatctttgatattgtcgctcagcttgtcttgggtttgcctttcctctgtttcctatccccatccctgtcagcaagtctttctcaatacttttacttctcatcacatgaaccaataaattttaatttcctcctgttcaagatgcccaacagccggtttttacaatttattttctcatacttcatcattcgtcttcttctctgtccagctatacgcattactcgtctgtaacaccacatttaaaaactattgatcttttttttgtctatctaattcagcccccaaacactcagaaccatatgatgcaattgggaaaactaatgagttcaataacctcagctttgtccgaaagggtaatgcttcggtcttccagatgttattttggcatggcaattcttctttttatctccggtgaatcatcatatgtattagttaaaaacagctccaagataagtgaactttttcacattttccaaaatcattccttttgattgaaacatgttcatcattgtttattgccggttatctttgaatcttcatgatcttagtttcttggcattaagaaacaagccagccttttcgcttgcttctctaattttatctgtattttgttgtagttcagtgatactgctggcaatcaaaaatataACCTCGGGggaccttagatttgatattttgcatcctccaacatccacagttccttcaaaattctctagagcacctctcataattgttttcaaaatatatattaaagaggtgcggagacagaatgcaaccctgtcgtactccttgttgacttcgaaccattctgttaacccataatggttcttacagcgcttgttgttggtcatacatggcttttattagttggatgatgtgttttttggaacttcatatcgttcatgtt is drawn from Penaeus monodon isolate SGIC_2016 unplaced genomic scaffold, NSTDA_Pmon_1 PmonScaffold_12256, whole genome shotgun sequence and contains these coding sequences:
- the LOC119569054 gene encoding kinesin-like protein KIF11, which encodes MKFFICEYSEEIERLRRDLMAMREKNGVYLANENYQEMITTMEMQAQEITEKISHIRALEEELEKKTDLFTEVSGKLEETQEKLDTTKTTLSCTQKLLHDTAQKLDEQKYIVTEQSKTEEKLKSQGKALINHASLTTGDLSKLYDKLDRK